One Coffea eugenioides isolate CCC68of chromosome 2, Ceug_1.0, whole genome shotgun sequence genomic window, AATGATTTCCTCATTTGCAGTCGTGGTTGGTGcctacaaaataaaaataaacctgcATGTCTGCGAAACTGCTAACAGTGTTTgaaatttctttatttattcagTGAAGTTGGGTTTAATTTGTTAGTGCAACTGTTTGCAATGTTCCAGTGAGGGACTCACAATTTCCCAATATGATATTCCTGTCCCAATCCAATATCGACATACATGGAGACACACTTGCGTATATTGTGCAGCATCTACAGCTgactcgttttttttttttggtcaaatatcAACTTCAATATATAGATCTACAGCTGACTCGTTGCTAACACTGATCAAACATAATTGCAGGTGGTAGAAGATGACTTGGTTGCTGCAAGGCAAGCTGATAGAAGCTTAGGAAGCCAAGAACTCAGCAGGTTGGTTGCGGACTGTGAACTTGCCCATATTTCCCTTATATCCTTCTCATAGTAGGGTTGATGATGTGAGACCATTTTTTTGCAGATTGCTTACTATGGGGCGATTGGTTTCGGTGAGCTTTGGTGACACGTGTCTGTCATTGGATCATTGGCAGATGGTGAAGGAGCTGGAGAGACTGAGGAGGGAAAGGCTCCAGGGGAGTGTGTAGGTGAAGCAAGGGAAAGATGGGAGAAGAGAGTCAGAGAGTGTTACTACTTTTGTCAATCTGGTAGACAATGTGAGAGGCGTTGTGATGAAGTAGTGTTGTAAAGAAGCTCATCTTGTAACTGTCAGCATCTAAATTCAACCTTATGGTAATGCAAAATGTAAAATGACTGATTAAAACTTGATTTGCACTTATTAGCACGCTGGAAGTTACATTACATTGTAGTATGATATCTTCGGGCAATTTAATTTTAGTATATACATGAAGCGAGagttctttattttttgttttgttagaGTGTTTCCCGGCCaattctttattattatttatttttttgcctTTGCTCCTTTTTCACATTCTTTTGACACCTTGCTCTATTAAACACACGATTTGAATCATGAACTTTTTCTTAAGACCAAGAAGATTCTAAATCTGTCAAGTCACTCTAGAGCTGCAACAGGAGAATGATCAATGATGTGCCTAAAGCGATAGTGAACCAGCAATGATTGTAGTGTAGGCATGACTTCAGAATGGTGATGAATCCAAAGCAAAGGACTAGTAAAATTTCGTCTAAAGCGCACCGCAGCAGGAGTGTAGTTTTCAATAGTCGTCCCGAATGCAGAATAACCGAACAAACAAACAAGCCCGCGGTGAAATGACATAATGGTCATTTAAGGAAAAAATGGCCATAATATTGccgttttgaaaaaaaaaaaaaaaaaaaaaaggaaaaaatggccataagtcttttttttttttcaatcatcaCTTTTTATTTATATCATACTCTATTCTAATCTAACTAAGAGAGAAGGTCTAACTGAACCTACAGGGAGCCGATAGGGATAAAATCACCACCGAATCAGAAAAGTGCACTACGCATCCTTTTTTGAAGAACGGGTTCTGTTTGGATTAGCTTTTTTTtagagtgtttttcaaaaattttactgtaactgtgtatatgaaaaacttttactgtagatgttttttAGATTGTTTTTAGAgatatattttaatatatatttttgaatatttttataatttacaattttttgaaatatttttaaaaaaattttacaccACCCACCATCACCCcctcctttttcttcctctcctcCTCCCCTCTATTTCCtcccccctcctcctcctcctccctctttccTCTCCCTTCTCCCTTTTCTCCCCTCCCCTCTTTCCCCCCAACCCCAAACCTCTCTCTGGGTGGTGGCTGCGACTTTAGCTACTACTCTAACCACGACCGTCTTGGTCGCGACTTCTGATTGCGATCAGATTTGATCGTGACTAGAAAGGTTGTGGTCAGTAGAGGGGAAGGAAATTGGAGGGTaaggaaagggaaaaaagaaaggagaaaggacaaagagagagaggaggaggaaaAACGAAGAAGGAGGCGGAGAGAGTGAGGAAAGATGggcggagagagagagagggtcgTGGGTGTGGGGGTGGTGGCGGTAAAGTGGCGATTGTGGTGGTGGAGAGTGATGATGATGGGTAGTggtctattttttattttttttttgtatatttggagttgtttttgatatattatatggatatggtgtttttggagttatttttgtttgtgtattactATCGcattgtatatgaaaaacttgtttttaaaaaattgaggAATCCAAAGAACCCACATAATGTGGTAATTGGTGGGAGGTGCCTTAATGGCTTGCTGGTTGTTGAAAAAATGGCCATAAGTCAATAAACTAGCatattacttattatttatTTCCTGCAACCAGGCACTTTTAACACAAGTGTTTTTAATAAAATTGGACtctttaaattataaaaattaattacCAACCATGCtaaaactattttttaataCTTAAAAGCGTTTTTCTTTAATGCACGGCAACTCAAACGGGTTCTCGGACAGTTTATTTAGCTTATGGGAACGCTTTCCTTCCTTCCCTTTGCTCCAAATCGTCAGTCAGTGAATGAGTGGGTCATGAATTTTATGATTGATCGCCGCCTTAAAAGTTAAAATCAGTTGGAAGGATGATCCCATCGAGACTGCGATGATTATAGGTGAAATCCCATAATCTGTCCTCCCCTAAAATTGGCCTCCCATCGCCACGATCTTTGCTCAATTCTCAACAAACGGAGagcaggaggaggaggaagaagatgatgatgatgatgaagatgatcgGTAAATCCCGCATTGAAGCATTCATGTCTTGGTTCGTCAGAGTTCATCCCCACGAGACATCCGCTTTGTTTTGTTCCACCTCCACTTTCTTCTTCGTACGCTTTTCTTCTCCATTCCCactattttcttcttcttcgactACTATCTCTTTTATAGTAGTAGTATATGATAAATCTCagttagttaatttgatttcttttgttcgaTGAATTAAATTACCAGTGTAACTAACAATTGCAGATATTGGGTGCTTATTTCGTGGTTTTACCCTTACGCGACGAAGGGGCAATCTCATTAGGGTTAGGCAAATTGCCTGGCCTATTTGCGGGATCATTGCTCCTCACCTTGCTTGCTGCTCCCCTTTCCACCCTCATCTTCTCTTTGCCTAATCTTCCTAAAAGAAAGGTGGCTACATTCTTCTTTCCATTCGATTCACTTCAATTCTATCTCCCCCCTGCACAAGCACATGCTGCGACAACTAGTGAATTCagtttaattttttctttttgtttatttaGTTTCACCTTCATGTACTAATTGGATGTCGAGAATTCACTTCctggaaaaagttaaaatttttgagTATATTTCTACTAGTCTATTAATTTATCCTTTTACATGATTAATAGTTGTTGCACATACAATGTGCTTTGATTTGAGTCTCCAGTTTATGCCATCTCTCATGGATTCTTAAACTTGCAGGCTCTGGTCTTCATCCACAGGTTTTTTAGTGCGTCTCTTGTTGTCTTCTTTATCCTCTGGCTTTCCTCCTCACCTGGAAGCGCAGCGTTCAATTTCAAGGTGGGGTTTTATATCAGCTCTTTAACTTCAGAACGTTTGACTTCTTCAATTTGAGATTCTtttttttatccatttttagggGTTTCTTCACATGTCGTCCACTATTAAAGAAGAACTCAAGGTTCAAGTTAATCAAGCCACTCCTCCATCTTCTGATGGATGGAGCAACAATGGATGGTTTTACAATTCAGTCAGAATTTCTTTGTTTCTCTGGGTATGTGTTTGCTTCTATTCCTTGTATCTTGGTATAATTGTGACTTTGGACTACTTGGTCACTCTTACAGGGGAAGTTTTACCTTCTTCATTTCTCACCTCAGGTTGCACTGCTTAATCTTATCACTATATCATCAACCTGGGCAAGAGTTATTGATGTGATGGATAGTGAGGTCAGTTAACTACTCTTTCCCAGCTTTGAGAACTTTTTTATGAGCAACTGATATGTGGTAAAAACTTCAAAGTAATAGCAGAAATCAAACAGTGCTATCGTTGCTGCTTTGATAACAAGCATCTACATCAATTAACTCTCTCACAAATCCAGTCAGGTTCAAGATTGTTTGGTTTTATTGGTGCTGGTGCTACACTTGGTCAGCTATTTGGTTCAGTATTTGCAACTGTAATGGCGTGGTTAGGACCATGTATGTCAATATTCCCTGCTTAGTCTGAAGATCTAGTTTTAAATCTATTTTGCTTCTGCCTCTCACTTTGCACTTCTCTTGATTGCTCACttgttcttttcttcttttttcccttttgtgtTAAATTTTGTCCTTCTACTTTGTAACTATGAATCTGGGTACTTGTAGACTTGCTTCTTTTTGCCGCTATTTTGATGGAACTTGCTGCACAATCTGCTAAAGGAATTGACAAAGATATCTCTCGTCTTCCTGAAGAACAGTTTCCCATAAGGTTTTGATTTTATTCTTCTTGTTTCTGTCTCTTCATGACTTAGTTTatatctttgttttttcttataACATGTTTTCTTATTCATATATGCATTTCTGTGGCTGTGCACATCTGTGTACATTTATCTTCTATAAAAGTTTTACGTACATGCACATGTGTGTGCATATAATCTTAACCTTCTTGAGGATTTGGTAGGGTATGATAAGAGACTtaaccttcttttcttttgggctCTAGGAAATCTGACTTTGATCATCTTAATACGGCTAATGAACAGACTGAACCTGCTGATAGACGATCTTCCCCTAGATTATCTTCTACAGCAGCAAATCCTCAGTTCTTGGCTATATTAGATGGACTGCGCCTGATACTCGCATCGAACTACTTGCTACTTGTTGCATTATTCTTGTGGCTAAGTGCAGTAGTCTCCTCTTTCTTTTACTTTCAGGTAAAGGATGCCTGATCATTTACTAAAGAATTTGAGGgttttattatgtttttttCAGCctcttttttgtgttttttctttCATTATCTCTCTCTCTGTACCCCTCCCTCCCTGCCTCCTCCTTTATAGCTGCGTCCGTGTGTCTTTATGGAAATTATTTTTGGACAAGGCAGAGGGATTGAATACAATGACCAGATAATATTTCTTGAGACCTTTTCCTCTGACGGATGTTATCCGGTTCTCTTCTGTCTGCAGAAAGTGACTGTGATTGCCACAAGTTTTACAAGTCCCGTTGACAGAAGAAGATTGTTTGCTCAGATCAATAGCTTTATTGCTGTTTTTATTCTTGCTGGACAACTTAGTTTAACGGTATGACACAATTGTCCGATTGGTTTTTGGTTTGGTGCTCTTGGAATTTCCTCTGATTATCCAGATGGGGGCCTTTTCATGGTTTTCTTTGCATTACCTTCAACacttttaacaaattttctctGAAATCACAGGGTCGTATCCTTACTATCTTTGGGGTTACAACTGCTATATGCTCTGCACCATTTGTTGCGATCATTAATTTAATTGCTATAGCTGTGTGGCCGACATGGATTGCAGTTGCTGTGTGCGAAACATTACGCAAGGTCTGTTTTATTTACCCGTTGGATGGGGAAAAGTAATAAGGAAACACGTAGCTGTACCTTTTGTGTGGGCAACAGTGAGGGAAGCTGGATTGTGGCATTAAAGTTACATTAGTTGCAAACTAAATGTATTATCTGTTCTTTTTGTTGCTTCAGGTGGTTACATATGTTGTAACCAGGCCTGGAAGAGAGCTGCTTTTCACTGTTGTCTCACAAGATGAGAAGTACAAAGCAAAGGTATTAGACATATTACACAAATTGATTGTTTTCCCTCTCCCTCTTTTTGAAAGATAGGATTTTGAGAAAGCGTACAAGGGCGCAGGGGAGTCTATAATCCTctcatttcaatttttttttccttttgttctttTCCTTTCAGTTGTTATAATTAGAGGTTTGAAGTAGCTCCAGGAAGATTCAGTCCGTAATGTTCCATGGGATGTAGTCTGATAAATGCATGTATGATTAGGATTTAGTTGTAGTGTCTGGAGTGCAGCCGTTTACATTACATATTCTGATGTTTCAGGTATGCATAGATGTAATTGTTCAACGGCTGGGGGATGCTTCAGCTGCTGGAATGTACAAGCTACTCTTTGACACGCTTAGTGGAAAGGCGTCTCTTGCCTCTCTTTGTGCCCTTCCTGTATGTTGTTTGTTTGATACACGCAAAATGAGTTGTACCTTTTAATTGTCGAAACAATTTCAAATTGTAATTCAAGTTATTTTGCCTAGAATGAAGCTGTGATACTTTTTACACCTTTTTTCCTTGTACCATGATTCCAGGTGTGCGTGTTGTGGATGGTGACAGCATTCCATTTAGGGAGCCAGCAAAGGCGACTTGCAAAACTGCCACAATCATCGCAGTCACTTGAAACCTCCCCAAGATGATATTGGTAGGGGTTTTGTTAATGCAATCAGAAATGAACTTTACTAGGCAATGGTTGGACTAGAAGTTTTGCGGCATGACGAGTGAACCTTCGTTTTGACTGACACCACAAGACCAAGCAATGAAGACCAAAGTTTACATTGAAATTGACCAAAATGGTGAAGACCAAATTCGGTATAGATAAGTGATAGCTTGTTGACTTGTTTATTGTAAAAAATTAGCACGGCGAGATATATGAGGTTTTTGGGTTTGTACTTTGCTATTTCCTTTACCATCTGCGAAGTTCTGTCATTTTATCTGCTGCTTACATTGCCAAAATGATTGTACGcccaaaattttcctttgatgTACGCTAAATTAAGATCTCAATAGCAGCCTCGAGATGATGTAGCTGTTTGAGGCCGAGGTAATAAGACGACGACGACGACAGACGTAGGTGCATTCTCATGAATTGCATTAGTAACTTTGAGGCCGTTGCCCTACGGTCTGTCTATGATGATGTTCGAATCTCCCAAAATTCCAACAGTTGTCCTCAGCTCACCTTAATTGAAGTATAGGTTTTGCAGGAGCTCCCATCACCGATTATTACAGGCGAAACCCTTTGTTTAAATGACGGGTGGTTATTATCATTAGCTTCAAAATTCACGAATTCATGTCCAAAAAAGACGATTTTATTTACTGATAAAGCTTCTAGTTTCCTCTACCCGCATCATTTCCATTCGACGTAAAATTTGTCCAAGTCTCTCGATTTGCGATCATACACTGCTGATCTTCTTCCCAGATTTGAGAATCCTGAAAGCATGAAAATTTGCAGTACTTATGCGTCAAATTGATGAAGTGatgaaggaaaaacaaaaatctcAAGAGTGCTCGACTACTCAATCGCCCAAAAGAGCTTAGGGCAATATAGGTGATTTGCAAACACGTTCGTTGGTAAGAAGTCGCGTCCCCCTATAAAAGGGTGCCTTGCCTTGACGACACCAATGGTTCGTTCACAACTGGCCAACGCCATAAAAATGGTTATCCAGTAGATTTACATCCATAAAATTTGCTTTACTAGAAAGTGTGAAACAGTGACGGATGTGTCCAGTAATCTGGCGGCCAGTAGAAAAGAACATCCGGTAGATTACTAAGCTCCAGGCACAAGCTTTGGACCGTGCCACAccaggaaaaatgaaaaattgtaGTACAAGTAAATGGAAGTTACCAATTACTCTTTTTAACTCTCAAGTGCTTCGAAGACCGCGGACACGATCCTCAATCAGTTTCCTTTCCCAGTCTGCTACGTCCTGAAAGGCATAATCTGGAAGACTATCAAATGGCTCCTTCCAGACCTCAGTCTTAGCCAAATCATAAGTAGCCCCCCGGATTGCTCTTTTGCTGGGTCCACAGGGTCTCTTTGAAGTAAGTTCATCATAGGCAGCATTTAGCTGCTCAATAGCATAGTGACAAAAAAACATTAAACATCAATTCGTATCTCTTGGTGATTGAAACAAACTAATCTTAAAGCCAACACAGCCTATATGCGATCAGTTCTTAAAAAGAGCTGAGACTATCAAGCCGATTTTCAGTGAAGGAGACTTAATACAGTTGCTTTAAGATTAAAAAAACTTGATCACTTACATCCATGCCCTGAAACCAGAACATGTAAGCAATTGCTGTTGCAGGTGCCCTCCCCAGTCCAGCTGTGCAATGCACATATACTTTCCCCTTACCTTCTTCAATTGCCCATTCCAGTGAGGAAACAGCTCTGGGTAACATAATTCTTAAAGATTCTGGATCAAAATCCCTCGCCTGCAAGTAAACAATGTATATCTGTTATAAGCACAGTCAAGAATTGCATTGCATGATAACAGAGAaatttataaaactaataataagaaaagaaacatgCTCTTTATCcgtgaaaattttgaaaaaatggttTGCAGGACATGTGATTCTGGATATATCAGTCCCGGATAATTTAGAGGCACTGTTTAAGCTGGCATTGGTAATTAGAAAACTTTACAACATTAAATGGTGAATCATAAAGATCAAGAGAAAAAGCTCATGCTATACACAGCATTACACACACATAGATGACTATTCATTTTTGGAACTTGCGAACCGACAGCAATTGAAAGACAAACTAAGTGAACATTTGCAAGTATCTAAAATGATATACCACACTGGAAGAGTAAAACAAGGTCAAGGAGCACAAGTTATGACTTCATGATGATCCTGAGAAGGCAGGTAAATAAATTCCACAATTGTCCTACTAAAACCTGAACAACAGCATTCTTTTTTAACACAAGGACATGATTGCTGAATAGGCACAAGCACAAGCAGCTATGCAGTATAGTTAATCCAGAAACTGGGCATGGTTGAGAAAGGAAGTTATCACATGGCAATTGTTGTCATCAATACAAGTTCAAAGCTTTCAGCAAACTCTCAAGTGTGGATTTCAGAAAATGCAAGTGTTGCTAATTGCTTACGGGCCTTCTCATGTGATggatttcaatttcttcacatCTTTTTACTATTGACTGGAGGTCTATTCCCCAATACTCGACATCTTGGTCTTGCTGCAGGTTCAGAATATAGGCCACATTCTCTTGTTCTTTCAAATGATCTATGTCCTCAACTTTCTGAGGTTGGGAGCCAACAATTAGATCTTCAGTAATCAATGTGTAATTCATGCCTGACGTGAAAATACACTTGTTAGATAACTTACAAAGACTCAATTTCAGTAGAAATGCACATCACACACATGCACACAAGTATGGAAAGTCAGTGCAATATTTTATTCATGAAATTAAGTGCATCCCACTTAACCAGACCAGAAAATCTTCCTGAGGGTGTAAGTGCATCACAAGTGAGTTATTCTttcattaataataaaaaaaaaatactatgaTAGTAGCAAAACAGGAAAGCCAAGTGATTAACAAACACGAGTGAACTCTTCATGAAGAAGCTGGCTGCCACTTATGTATATGTTGGAGTTAGCATTTCACCCAGCGGATTCTTAGATCTCTCCAAGAATAATGCTGAACCTATCTGGCCACTCTTCATTATCATGCTTGATTAGGGTAAAGCAAGTTTTGGCTGTCAAATTAGCAATAAACATCTGAATTGATGGTTACAAGGCACAGATTCTCAGTTTCGTAGAATACCGATCGACTTAGGATGCATGGTCTTCCACTTTTCTTATATCAGAAGACTAGACAGACGACAGTATCTTGTTTCAGAAGGGCTGCAGTCTACTTaggcataaaaaaaaaaaaggaaaatttgcacCACCGAAGGAGCTTCATTGAAAGTGGTGAAGGTACTATAACTCTGGATAGGTAGCACACATGGTTGAAAGGAAATTGAGCTCAATGAGGAGGATAGCAAATTTGAGTGTATAATATTGTAAGGGAAACAAAGAGAGTAGTCCTCATTagaaaaacatatatacaaTAACAAACAAACTTGATTATTTGTACCAGTAAATCAGGACTTAGTCCAGGTTGACATCTAGACATCCATCTCAGGATTCAATTGCattttggggaaaaaaatgCCCTTGAACTTCATATCAAtgaaaactatatttaagaGATTATCAATTTTGTCCTGAGGCAGCTAAATAAATTTATGAAGATGAAGCTATGCGTCCATGCTCTCAAAAACCTTGAGACCTATTTTAGTATAATAATTCAAAAGCTTCTAGTGCAGAAGGTAAATCATATCCCAAATCTTCCTGATTCATATAGGAaactctcaaaaaaaaaaaaaaaaccaccacAAAACACACTCGACCAGTAGCATGATATTACTGCAAACAATACCCCATCTCAATGCTTGCCTTTCTCAATCTTTGTGGACGAACATGACAAACCCAAAAAATGAACTTACTTTGCAAAGTCAAGAAGCGAAAATAAACCAAGGAACTAACCAAGATCGTGATGATACTCATAAGGGTTTCTCATCATTCTCTTCATGGCTATGTTATACTCTTCCATTCTGTTCTTGGAGGAGCTGCCTTTTCTTGTGGGGTTTTCTTGAACTTCACTCTCAGGCGCTTTGCAATAAATCTTCTTGTtcaatctcaagttatttcTGGGCTCCCTAAGCCTGATAGATGACCTTAcatttgtttgtaaagaagagaAACAAAAGACATTAAAGTTGCTGGATTGTTGAAGCGGAGGAGGAAGCACCAGTGATGAAGAAGAGAAGCTCAACACAGTGCCTAATGGAGCTTCCATTCCCATGCCCATCTTCGGTCTGTTCCACTTCCTGTCATCTCCACACAATTTTCTACGGTGGTACAGATGGAAATTTAAGAAACTTGATTTGACCAAACTGCCCTTCCAGTTAGGAGTAATAATTAGCAGGCGGAGTGATATTTGTACCCTCTGAGTCTTGCACTAGtagcaaataaaaattttactacTGGAGAGTGCAAATATTACGCTATAATCAATTAATGTTTCATCTAACTATGTGCTTCCTTTGTAAAACTTCTATTTTCTActtaaataggaaaaaaaaaacaaaagagtcATTAAATTTAAGAGTATATATTTTAGCCATTAAAGCACTTTTAGCACAAACTAAAAAATGTACTTTTAGAACAATTCTTGTGCTTTAAAAAATATACAAAGAATTagctttgattattttaatatataattttaaactAAATGTAGAGATAAATATGTTctagaaattcaaaattatatATTATCAAATAAAAAACTCACTTATACAGGGGTACACCCAAATAATATAATCTAGtactttaacaaaaaaaattctactAATTGAATTAATTTTTGATAAGCCACCACAACTACAAATGGAAATTTTTTACTCACatccacccaaaaaaaaaaaacaactcaTCCTCATGTGCATTAGACATGTACATGCATTGGGCCTTGAAGTGTGGAAACTAAAAACCGATATTGCAGTTGACACTTGGTTAGCTGTGATTTTTCAAGGAAACCGGCATCAAAGCCCAAAATAAGCTACTGAGCCCAAGTTAATTGTGTGCTGGCTATAAAATTTAGAAGCCATCAACAACGCCCAACATGTAgtattttatctttttaaatCCTCAAGGAAGGAAGGATCCCTTGATTTGCATTGCTTCAATCTTGGAAGCACTGCTTATGGTAGAGATTGTACGCAATATTGGATCTCACGGTCCCAAGTCCATTCAATCAGATATTTCACTTGCATTCTATCAACCTTAGAAGATAGATACTAATGAACAATTTTGTTTGTCTTTCTTGTGTAATAGTAGTAATAGGCCACAAAACTATGTTTGgattggccaattttttaaaaacaaattttttaaatataatgttacagtaatacacaataactcaaaaaacatttcattcatacaatatatcaaatatttcaaaaaattttatagtaaaaattttttcaTATACATTGTTACAGtaacatttttcaaaaacagctaatcAAACGGAACTGTCAACAGAGTTGCATCTGGGGTTTATACATAGTAATCGTGTTTCATACGCAAGCATCATTGAAATCTGAAACAGGATCAAGAGCTGCCAAGTTCTTAGTTTGGATTCTTTGTAATGCAGTATATGTGTCAATGAAGACGGGACATGCCAATGAAATTGGTAGACAAAGTTCGTGATGAGGTAACCTAATCTTAGAATGTCCCAAAAAAATGAGTTCAAGAATGATCTTTCGAGATGAGATGACAAACACACATAAGAATTCTGCCAAATCAACCATCGCCTAAGAATTTATTCCAAGCCCTCCTTCCATGGAATATTTGGTTGTATttcttgtcaaaaaaaaaaaaaaagaaaacagataAAGGAAGAAGAGGCACTGGCCGCTGGCCACATAATATTTGATGCCTATACGTGGAGTGCAGGCATGAATTACCCATAAATAAACTTTTAGAGTTGCATCTTGGTACTCTTTAATTATGGAACTTCTAAAGGTCGAACGTACCGTACGAACTTTTCCATTAACTCTACTCATAATAAGAATCTTACATATAATAGTCCAAAAAAAatccattttcctttctttattgGGATTAGTCCTAATTCTTAGTTAGATGATTTAAACCATGGAttctccacttttttttttctaataataaaaaaagaagaagtttGATGGTACTAAATGCCCTTTATCCACTCGAATGAAGGCTCCACTCCGGCATTAATAAAATTGAACTCCATTACGATTAACCAGGACAGGTGTATAATCTGTAACTCTTTTCTTGATGCCCAACTCAGTAAAGCATATACGCAAATATTGCCCCCGCCGGCCCTATCCCCACCATGGTAACGTCTTTTAATGGTTTCAGCAAAGTGTATCATAAAAAGTTCTTTAAACTGCAACTGGATTTGGCGAATATGAAATAGAAGcactaaaaaaatatatttattgtCTACTACAAAGATAATGGTCTATCAAGTAACCAGTTGggtgaagaaattttggaataTACTATTCAATGTTACATATACCGCTACTACTACTTTAAATGAATAGACAATTTTTGCATGGGCTAATGATAAATGACAGCAGTGCCTTGGCCATTAAAAGAGGTTTAAAACTCTATTTGACTGTAAGTCAATAAATCAAATTCCCTTATTTACATTCTAAAATCTagatttttctaaaaatattatcACCCGATGCGTAAGCACCCGTTTAGGTCGATGGTGATTTAGTCTGTTCTGGATTCTCCTTAGGCCTCTTCAAGTCCCCTTTCTCCTAATATAGAATAAGTGTAGATCTATCGCACTCGTCTATCCCAGTAGTAGTTCAGTCTCTTATGGGTCTCTTCAAATCCTCCTTCTCCTTGGATTCTAGTATAGAATAAATGTAG contains:
- the LOC113760500 gene encoding uncharacterized protein LOC113760500 isoform X1; the encoded protein is MMMMMKMIGKSRIEAFMSWFVRVHPHETSALFCSTSTFFFILGAYFVVLPLRDEGAISLGLGKLPGLFAGSLLLTLLAAPLSTLIFSLPNLPKRKALVFIHRFFSASLVVFFILWLSSSPGSAAFNFKGFLHMSSTIKEELKVQVNQATPPSSDGWSNNGWFYNSVRISLFLWVALLNLITISSTWARVIDVMDSESGSRLFGFIGAGATLGQLFGSVFATVMAWLGPYLLLFAAILMELAAQSAKGIDKDISRLPEEQFPIRKSDFDHLNTANEQTEPADRRSSPRLSSTAANPQFLAILDGLRLILASNYLLLVALFLWLSAVVSSFFYFQKVTVIATSFTSPVDRRRLFAQINSFIAVFILAGQLSLTGRILTIFGVTTAICSAPFVAIINLIAIAVWPTWIAVAVCETLRKVVTYVVTRPGRELLFTVVSQDEKYKAKVCIDVIVQRLGDASAAGMYKLLFDTLSGKASLASLCALPVCVLWMVTAFHLGSQQRRLAKLPQSSQSLETSPR
- the LOC113760501 gene encoding phosphoglucan phosphatase LSF2, chloroplastic, yielding MGMGMEAPLGTVLSFSSSSLVLPPPLQQSSNFNVFCFSSLQTNVRSSIRLREPRNNLRLNKKIYCKAPESEVQENPTRKGSSSKNRMEEYNIAMKRMMRNPYEYHHDLGMNYTLITEDLIVGSQPQKVEDIDHLKEQENVAYILNLQQDQDVEYWGIDLQSIVKRCEEIEIHHMRRPARDFDPESLRIMLPRAVSSLEWAIEEGKGKVYVHCTAGLGRAPATAIAYMFWFQGMDLNAAYDELTSKRPCGPSKRAIRGATYDLAKTEVWKEPFDSLPDYAFQDVADWERKLIEDRVRGLRST
- the LOC113760500 gene encoding uncharacterized protein LOC113760500 isoform X2, coding for MMMMMKMIGKSRIEAFMSWFVRVHPHETSALFCSTSTFFFILGAYFVVLPLRDEGAISLGLGKLPGLFAGSLLLTLLAAPLSTLIFSLPNLPKRKALVFIHRFFSASLVVFFILWLSSSPGSAAFNFKGFLHMSSTIKEELKVQVNQATPPSSDGWSNNGWFYNSVRISLFLWVALLNLITISSTWARVIDVMDSETEPADRRSSPRLSSTAANPQFLAILDGLRLILASNYLLLVALFLWLSAVVSSFFYFQKVTVIATSFTSPVDRRRLFAQINSFIAVFILAGQLSLTGRILTIFGVTTAICSAPFVAIINLIAIAVWPTWIAVAVCETLRKVVTYVVTRPGRELLFTVVSQDEKYKAKVCIDVIVQRLGDASAAGMYKLLFDTLSGKASLASLCALPVCVLWMVTAFHLGSQQRRLAKLPQSSQSLETSPR